A genomic window from Leptolyngbya sp. BL0902 includes:
- a CDS encoding TenA family protein: protein MTSTLSQTLWQANQDLAQATLQHPFVQGIGDGSLDRAKFAYYVGQDAFFLEAFARAYSIAAAKAPTWEIFQVFHDLTTGVLEELNLHGSYAQEWGVDLATVTPGYATRQYTDFLLNTAWGADPGTTAVAMSPCMRLYAFLGQSLATTQAQPHAYTAWIDTYSSDQFEPLAQRLEELVNAQAVNNDLIQRTYRYAMVCELNFFEAAWQVA from the coding sequence ATGACTTCCACCCTTTCCCAGACGCTCTGGCAGGCTAACCAAGACCTCGCCCAGGCTACCCTTCAACATCCCTTTGTGCAGGGCATTGGCGATGGCTCCCTGGATCGGGCCAAGTTTGCCTATTATGTGGGTCAGGATGCCTTTTTTCTAGAAGCCTTTGCGCGGGCCTACAGCATTGCCGCCGCCAAAGCCCCCACCTGGGAGATTTTTCAGGTGTTCCACGATCTGACGACGGGAGTGCTAGAGGAACTGAACCTCCACGGCAGCTATGCCCAGGAATGGGGTGTAGATCTCGCCACGGTGACACCGGGCTATGCCACCCGGCAATATACCGATTTTTTGCTTAATACCGCGTGGGGTGCCGATCCGGGCACTACTGCCGTGGCGATGTCGCCCTGTATGCGGCTCTACGCCTTCTTGGGGCAATCCCTCGCGACCACCCAGGCCCAACCCCACGCCTACACCGCCTGGATCGACACCTACAGCAGCGACCAATTCGAGCCCTTGGCTCAACGGCTAGAGGAACTGGTCAACGCTCAAGCCGTCAACAATGACCTCATCCAGCGCACCTATCGCTATGCCATGGTGTGTGAGCTTAACTTCTTTGAAGCCGCTTGGCAGGTGGCCTAG
- the mnmH gene encoding tRNA 2-selenouridine(34) synthase MnmH: MPIALSVDDFLQQSGPILDVRSPGEYAQGHIPSAVSFPLFSDDERAQVGTCYKQVGRDAAVELGFEIAGPKCATFVRQAKELAPDLSLRVHCWRGGMRSGGVGWILETAGFQVYTLAGGYKAYRQWVRQVLATPKPIVVLGGMTGTAKTLILRELAQMGEPVIDLEHLANNRGSSYGALMLPPQPSTEHYENLLAAAWAQFGGDRSIWLEAESRRVGTCRIPDELFLQMLAAPALEVTRSVEERLDLLVSIYGGADPEDLVMATQRIQRRLGGQHAKAAVDLIRAGDLRSACAIILAYYDRTYRHDLERRGKTIPQIDITGLSPDQSAQRLLQALPQVIAAAKPQPAD; this comes from the coding sequence ATGCCCATTGCCCTATCCGTTGACGACTTTCTCCAGCAGTCTGGCCCCATTTTGGATGTCCGCAGTCCGGGGGAGTATGCCCAGGGGCACATTCCCAGTGCCGTCAGCTTTCCACTGTTTAGCGATGACGAACGCGCCCAGGTGGGCACCTGCTATAAACAGGTGGGACGGGATGCGGCGGTGGAACTAGGCTTTGAAATCGCAGGGCCAAAGTGCGCCACCTTTGTGCGTCAAGCCAAGGAACTGGCTCCTGACCTATCCCTACGGGTGCACTGCTGGCGGGGCGGAATGCGAAGCGGCGGCGTGGGCTGGATTTTGGAAACAGCAGGCTTTCAGGTCTACACCCTGGCGGGGGGCTACAAAGCCTATCGCCAGTGGGTGCGTCAGGTCTTGGCCACGCCCAAACCCATAGTTGTCCTCGGCGGCATGACGGGCACCGCTAAGACGCTGATTTTGCGGGAACTGGCCCAAATGGGCGAACCCGTGATTGACCTCGAACACCTCGCCAATAACCGAGGCAGCAGCTATGGAGCACTGATGTTGCCCCCCCAGCCCTCCACCGAGCACTACGAAAACCTGCTGGCGGCGGCCTGGGCACAGTTCGGCGGAGATCGTTCCATTTGGCTGGAGGCCGAAAGCCGTCGGGTGGGCACCTGCCGCATCCCCGACGAACTGTTTTTGCAAATGCTGGCGGCCCCTGCCCTGGAGGTGACGCGGTCGGTGGAGGAACGGCTGGATTTGCTGGTGTCTATTTATGGTGGGGCGGATCCTGAAGATTTAGTCATGGCCACCCAACGCATCCAGCGCCGTTTGGGAGGGCAGCACGCCAAAGCCGCCGTGGATTTGATCCGGGCTGGCGACCTGCGGTCGGCCTGCGCCATCATCCTGGCCTACTACGACCGCACCTATCGCCACGATCTCGAACGGCGCGGCAAAACCATTCCCCAAATCGACATCACGGGGCTATCCCCAGATCAAAGTGCCCAGCGCCTGCTTCAGGCCCTGCCCCAGGTAATCGCCGCCGCCAAACCCCAGCCAGCGGATTAG
- a CDS encoding WecB/TagA/CpsF family glycosyltransferase — protein MITNLEQGCQDPGPIPSRPILKTRVDATSYEDACNRIQAWAEAQRSCYVVAANVHVVMTAYFDPAYQQVINQAALVTPDGMPLVWGLRRLGVPHQPRVYGPDLMLAWCERAAQTGLPIYLYGGTEETLQRLIQALQGQFPGLFIAGSHAPPFRALSPQEEAADVARIHQSGARVVLVGLGCPKQEQWMARHLGQVNAVMMGVGAAFNFFSGEVSQAPRWMMKLGLEWLYRLSQEPRRLWRRYAVNNPLFILLFGWQLLRHAPSPQRSLPK, from the coding sequence ATGATCACTAATCTGGAGCAGGGCTGTCAAGACCCAGGGCCAATCCCGTCCCGCCCCATTCTCAAAACGCGGGTAGATGCCACGAGTTATGAAGACGCCTGCAACCGCATCCAAGCCTGGGCTGAGGCGCAGCGGTCGTGCTATGTGGTAGCGGCCAATGTCCATGTGGTGATGACGGCCTACTTTGACCCCGCGTATCAGCAAGTCATCAATCAGGCGGCCCTTGTCACCCCCGATGGGATGCCCCTGGTGTGGGGGCTGCGGCGGTTGGGTGTCCCCCATCAGCCCAGGGTCTACGGGCCAGACTTGATGCTGGCCTGGTGTGAACGGGCGGCGCAGACGGGTCTACCCATCTACCTCTATGGCGGCACCGAGGAAACCTTGCAGCGGTTGATCCAGGCTCTCCAGGGCCAGTTCCCAGGGTTGTTCATCGCCGGAAGCCACGCCCCTCCGTTTCGGGCCTTGTCGCCCCAGGAGGAAGCGGCGGATGTGGCCCGCATTCATCAGTCGGGGGCAAGGGTGGTGCTGGTGGGGCTGGGCTGTCCTAAGCAGGAACAGTGGATGGCGCGTCACTTGGGCCAGGTCAACGCGGTGATGATGGGCGTTGGGGCCGCGTTCAACTTTTTTAGCGGCGAAGTATCCCAGGCTCCCCGCTGGATGATGAAGCTAGGGCTGGAGTGGCTCTATCGCTTGAGCCAAGAACCTCGGCGGCTGTGGCGACGCTATGCCGTCAATAATCCGCTCTTTATCCTGCTGTTTGGGTGGCAACTTCTGCGCCATGCCCCCTCCCCCCAGCGGTCGTTGCCGAAGTAA
- a CDS encoding chlororespiratory reduction protein 7 gives MSNALMYQEDMYVVLMPGEAEVFATPEELLAQLTDLLAARQDNLPRDLQKFSAIADQAQHLRDTACELELRPGEAMQWYVVRLEKPSA, from the coding sequence ATGTCCAATGCCTTGATGTATCAGGAAGATATGTACGTGGTGCTGATGCCCGGTGAGGCGGAGGTTTTTGCCACCCCCGAAGAACTGCTGGCCCAGTTGACGGATCTCTTAGCGGCGCGGCAGGACAACCTACCCCGTGATTTACAGAAATTCAGCGCCATCGCCGACCAGGCCCAGCACCTGCGCGACACCGCCTGCGAACTCGAACTGCGTCCGGGCGAAGCGATGCAGTGGTACGTGGTGCGGCTAGAAAAACCCTCGGCCTAG